From one Shewanella sp. GD04112 genomic stretch:
- a CDS encoding PA4780 family RIO1-like protein kinase: protein MKTPKRIQPLVDEGLVDEVISQLMSGKEATVYVVRCGEDIRCAKVYKEAEKRSFKQAVVYQEGRKVRNSRRARAMEKGSKFGREQMEEAWQSAEVDALFRLADAGVRVPTPFGCFDGVLLMELVTDSEGHVAPRLNDVSFSAEQAIHDHGLVMTYVKRMLCAGLVHGDLSEFNVLVDANGPVIIDLPQAVDAAANNHAKWMLERDVNNMTQYYGQYAPDLLKTQYAKEMWALFEAGQLKADTPLTGKFTEVLVDADVNSVLDEIQAAYDEAQERKLRLQEANENY from the coding sequence ATGAAAACTCCTAAACGAATCCAACCTCTGGTTGATGAAGGGCTGGTTGACGAAGTCATTAGCCAACTGATGAGCGGTAAAGAGGCTACAGTGTACGTGGTACGCTGTGGTGAGGATATTCGCTGCGCCAAGGTATATAAGGAAGCGGAGAAACGCAGTTTTAAGCAGGCGGTGGTTTACCAAGAGGGGCGCAAAGTCCGTAATAGCCGCCGCGCTAGGGCGATGGAAAAAGGCTCCAAATTTGGCCGCGAACAGATGGAAGAGGCTTGGCAGAGCGCCGAGGTCGATGCGTTGTTTCGTTTAGCCGATGCGGGGGTCAGAGTGCCTACGCCCTTCGGCTGTTTCGATGGCGTATTGTTGATGGAACTCGTCACCGACAGCGAAGGCCATGTCGCGCCCCGTTTGAATGATGTGAGCTTTAGTGCCGAGCAAGCCATCCACGACCATGGGTTAGTGATGACCTATGTTAAACGTATGCTTTGCGCTGGTTTAGTCCATGGCGACTTATCCGAATTTAACGTCCTAGTGGATGCTAATGGCCCGGTGATTATCGATTTACCTCAGGCCGTCGATGCCGCAGCCAACAACCATGCGAAATGGATGCTGGAGCGTGATGTTAATAACATGACGCAATATTACGGCCAGTACGCTCCCGATCTACTCAAGACTCAATATGCTAAAGAAATGTGGGCGCTGTTTGAGGCGGGACAATTAAAAGCGGATACGCCGCTCACGGGTAAATTTACCGAAGTATTAGTCGATGCCGATGTCAATTCTGTATTGGATGAAATCCAAGCCGCCTATGATGAGGCGCAGGAGCGTAAGCTGCGACTTCAAGAGGCTAACGAAAACTATTAG
- a CDS encoding transposase — MGIANHSLKPNVIFEVKVKGRLLSDVARQYGISAKAVYQWVRESEQQPQQRECALMTEIAQLQKRIKQLNSELRTIG; from the coding sequence ATGGGAATCGCCAATCATAGTCTTAAACCTAATGTTATTTTTGAAGTGAAAGTTAAAGGCAGATTACTCTCTGATGTCGCACGACAGTACGGTATTTCGGCTAAAGCGGTTTACCAATGGGTAAGGGAAAGCGAGCAACAGCCGCAGCAAAGGGAATGCGCGTTAATGACTGAAATAGCGCAATTGCAGAAACGCATTAAACAGCTAAACAGTGAATTACGCACTATAGGTTGA
- a CDS encoding OmpA family protein has product MMKPSLIKSLPASKLAIVVVTSALIASGCSTVNPYTNEQQTAKATTGALIGAVAGAAVGVASSSKSDRGKGALIGAASGAAVGGGIGYYMDVQETKLRQQLASTGVSVTRDGDNIILNMPNEVTFGVDQTELSDGAKRVLNSVALVAKEYSKTQLNVLGYTDSSGSDAYNLRLSQVRASEVGNYLMSKGVASARVKSKGMGKASPIASNANAAGRAQNRRVEIVLTPTGQ; this is encoded by the coding sequence ATGATGAAGCCTTCTCTGATTAAATCTCTGCCAGCGTCAAAGCTGGCGATTGTCGTGGTTACCAGTGCCCTGATTGCCTCGGGTTGCTCGACTGTCAATCCCTATACCAACGAACAACAAACGGCGAAAGCGACGACTGGCGCTTTAATTGGTGCGGTTGCCGGTGCAGCCGTTGGGGTTGCGTCATCAAGTAAGAGTGACCGCGGTAAAGGTGCTTTAATTGGTGCAGCCTCTGGCGCCGCCGTCGGTGGTGGTATTGGTTATTACATGGATGTGCAAGAAACCAAACTGCGCCAACAGTTGGCGTCGACAGGTGTGAGTGTAACCCGCGACGGTGACAATATTATTCTCAACATGCCAAACGAAGTGACTTTTGGTGTCGACCAAACTGAGCTGAGCGATGGCGCTAAGCGCGTATTGAACTCAGTCGCGCTGGTGGCCAAGGAATACAGCAAGACTCAACTGAACGTATTAGGTTACACCGACAGCAGCGGTTCAGATGCTTACAACCTACGTTTATCACAAGTGCGTGCCAGCGAAGTGGGCAACTACCTGATGAGCAAGGGCGTCGCTTCTGCTCGGGTTAAATCTAAGGGCATGGGTAAGGCGAGTCCTATCGCATCGAATGCGAATGCCGCAGGTCGCGCCCAAAACCGTCGAGTGGAAATTGTGTTAACCCCAACGGGGCAATAA
- a CDS encoding molybdate ABC transporter substrate-binding protein codes for MAKQGLVFAISLGATLMAGMAQGAPMSTEATAPIELRAAGSLKAAMNDIIAAYQAKSDAKVAAQYAPSGLLLKRIQEGERVDIFASANMKHPQALVDAGVGQEVQMFARNQLCAIAQADVPLTNANLLDTLLAPQTKLGTSTPKADPAGDYAWVVFAKAEGLKANAKTTLETKALQLTGGPESAKPPKDRNPYAWVMENKQADVFLTYCTNAVLAQKEVPSLKIVDLPPELAVGADYGLLVLKDANSAAAPLAEFILSPEGQAILSGYGFQPPKK; via the coding sequence ATGGCAAAACAAGGTTTAGTGTTCGCAATCAGTTTAGGGGCGACATTGATGGCGGGAATGGCACAAGGCGCACCGATGAGCACTGAGGCGACTGCACCAATTGAACTCAGGGCCGCTGGCAGTTTAAAGGCGGCGATGAACGATATTATTGCCGCTTATCAAGCGAAATCCGACGCCAAAGTCGCGGCGCAATATGCGCCTTCGGGCTTATTACTCAAGCGGATCCAAGAGGGTGAGCGAGTCGATATCTTCGCCTCGGCGAATATGAAACACCCACAGGCCTTAGTCGATGCGGGAGTGGGTCAAGAGGTGCAAATGTTTGCCCGTAACCAGCTCTGCGCCATTGCCCAGGCGGATGTACCACTCACCAATGCGAACTTATTAGATACCCTGCTCGCGCCGCAAACTAAGCTCGGGACGTCGACGCCAAAAGCCGATCCCGCGGGGGATTATGCTTGGGTAGTGTTTGCGAAAGCCGAAGGCTTAAAAGCCAATGCAAAAACCACATTAGAAACCAAAGCCTTGCAGCTAACGGGTGGGCCTGAAAGTGCTAAACCGCCCAAAGATCGTAATCCCTATGCTTGGGTGATGGAAAATAAGCAGGCGGACGTGTTCTTAACCTATTGCACCAATGCGGTGCTGGCACAAAAAGAAGTGCCGAGCCTCAAGATTGTCGATTTACCGCCTGAGCTAGCGGTCGGTGCCGACTATGGCCTATTGGTGTTAAAGGATGCCAATAGTGCGGCCGCACCTTTAGCCGAGTTTATTTTGTCTCCTGAGGGACAGGCTATTCTATCGGGTTATGGTTTTCAGCCGCCCAAAAAATAG
- the mgtE gene encoding magnesium transporter yields MPVEASDSLQVEQRLDQLSHALNSGMFVHVRQMLQNMAASDIALILESSPPKARQVLWQLIDQDQLGDILDELSEELKDPLIRAMSPERVAKATASMDTDDLAYILRSLPDTVYKQVLQSMSLQNRQRVEQALSYPDETAGSLMNTDTVTLRPDVNIDVVLRYLRQRGNLPDTTDTLYVVDKHDRVLGGVKLADLLTCDPNTHISSIIDTDIESIPVGMSDSEVAQLFERHDWVSAPVVDSEGKLLGRITIDDVVDVIREDAEHSMMGMAGMDDDEDTFAPVVKSTFRRSLWLTINLFAALLAASVSNMFEGTIEQFATIAILMTIVPSMGGVAGNQTLALVIRGIALGHIGQSNARWLIGKELAIGFLNGLMWSILVFIAVLVWKDDMALASLIGGAMLINMTVAGLAGASIPLILKRLKVDPALAGGMVLTTVTDVIGLFAFLGLATLYLMH; encoded by the coding sequence ATGCCTGTAGAAGCCTCAGACAGCTTACAAGTCGAACAACGTCTCGACCAACTGAGCCATGCCCTCAATAGCGGTATGTTTGTGCATGTCAGGCAAATGCTGCAAAACATGGCGGCGTCGGATATCGCATTGATTTTAGAGTCCTCGCCCCCTAAGGCGCGGCAAGTGTTGTGGCAACTTATCGATCAAGATCAGCTTGGGGATATTCTCGATGAACTCAGTGAAGAGTTAAAAGATCCGCTGATCCGCGCCATGAGTCCAGAGCGGGTCGCCAAGGCCACCGCCAGTATGGATACGGACGATCTCGCTTATATCCTGCGAAGCTTGCCGGATACCGTCTATAAGCAAGTATTGCAGTCAATGAGTCTGCAAAACCGCCAACGGGTGGAGCAGGCACTCTCATACCCCGACGAAACCGCGGGCAGCCTAATGAACACAGATACTGTGACCTTAAGGCCCGATGTGAATATCGATGTGGTACTGCGTTATTTGCGCCAACGGGGCAATCTGCCCGATACCACAGACACCTTATACGTGGTGGATAAGCACGATCGCGTACTTGGCGGGGTCAAACTTGCGGATCTGCTCACCTGCGATCCCAATACTCATATCAGCAGTATTATCGATACCGATATCGAGAGCATTCCCGTGGGCATGTCCGACAGTGAAGTCGCGCAGCTGTTCGAGCGCCATGACTGGGTATCCGCCCCCGTGGTCGATAGTGAGGGCAAGTTACTCGGGCGTATCACCATCGATGACGTGGTGGATGTTATCCGTGAAGACGCCGAGCACTCCATGATGGGGATGGCGGGGATGGACGACGATGAAGATACCTTCGCCCCTGTAGTGAAGAGCACTTTCCGCCGCTCACTCTGGCTGACAATTAACCTGTTTGCCGCCCTGTTAGCAGCCTCTGTCAGCAATATGTTTGAAGGCACAATCGAACAATTCGCCACGATTGCGATTTTAATGACAATTGTCCCTAGCATGGGCGGGGTCGCGGGTAATCAAACCTTAGCTCTGGTGATCCGTGGGATTGCTTTGGGTCATATTGGCCAGAGTAACGCCCGCTGGCTGATTGGCAAAGAACTCGCCATTGGCTTTTTGAACGGCCTCATGTGGTCGATTTTGGTGTTTATCGCGGTATTAGTTTGGAAAGATGATATGGCGCTTGCCAGCCTGATTGGCGGCGCAATGCTCATCAATATGACGGTCGCAGGACTGGCTGGCGCCAGTATTCCGCTGATCTTAAAGCGCTTAAAAGTGGATCCTGCGTTAGCGGGCGGCATGGTGCTCACCACAGTCACCGATGTGATTGGTCTGTTTGCCTTCCTAGGATTAGCGACCCTGTATTTAATGCACTAG
- a CDS encoding HPr family phosphocarrier protein yields MPKLERQVTICNKLGLHARAATKLVVLASEFDASITLIQGEKQASAASVLGLLMLETGMGKTITLIAEGPDAEPALNAICALIDAKFDEAC; encoded by the coding sequence ATGCCAAAGCTTGAGCGCCAAGTCACCATCTGCAATAAGCTTGGTTTACATGCCCGCGCCGCCACTAAGCTCGTGGTGCTTGCGTCTGAGTTTGATGCCAGCATTACTCTGATCCAAGGTGAAAAACAGGCCTCTGCCGCCAGTGTTTTAGGGTTACTTATGCTAGAAACAGGCATGGGTAAAACCATTACCCTGATTGCCGAAGGCCCAGATGCCGAGCCTGCGCTCAATGCCATTTGCGCGCTTATCGACGCTAAGTTCGACGAAGCCTGCTAA
- the rapZ gene encoding RNase adapter RapZ produces MKLVIVSGRSGSGKSVALRVLEDLGYYCVDNLPLPLIGSLLEQLKGSNDLVAISVDVRNLPEQDKVLVKQLASLPEGTELTSFFLNSSDKVLLKRYSETRRLHPLSKSRVSLQEAIKLEGKLLEPLSQQMDHYIDTSNLNIYELSDQVRQILLGSVDKELVINFESFGFKHGMPTEADFMFDVRFLPNPHWEPELRPLTGLDEPVAEFLNRQPLVNKFIWQIENLLETWLPHLERNNRSYLTIAIGCTGGQHRSVYVAEQLAKRFSNGKHKVNARHRELSHAKA; encoded by the coding sequence ATGAAACTGGTCATAGTGTCAGGGCGCTCAGGCTCAGGCAAATCGGTCGCACTAAGAGTGCTGGAAGATCTCGGCTACTATTGTGTCGATAATCTTCCTTTGCCGCTGATTGGCAGCTTACTCGAACAGCTCAAGGGCAGTAACGATCTCGTCGCCATCAGCGTCGACGTGCGTAACCTGCCGGAGCAAGACAAGGTACTCGTCAAACAGCTTGCTAGCCTGCCAGAGGGCACTGAACTTACCAGCTTCTTCTTAAACTCCAGCGATAAAGTACTGCTAAAGCGCTACAGCGAGACTCGGCGCTTACATCCCTTATCTAAGAGCCGAGTATCACTGCAGGAAGCCATTAAGCTTGAAGGCAAGTTGCTCGAGCCCCTGTCACAGCAGATGGATCACTACATAGATACCTCGAATCTGAATATCTATGAACTCAGCGACCAAGTACGGCAAATCCTGCTTGGCAGTGTCGATAAGGAACTGGTGATCAACTTCGAGTCTTTCGGTTTTAAGCATGGTATGCCAACCGAAGCCGACTTTATGTTTGATGTGCGCTTTTTACCCAACCCCCACTGGGAACCCGAGTTGCGCCCCCTCACAGGTTTAGATGAACCTGTGGCAGAGTTTTTAAATCGCCAGCCACTGGTCAATAAGTTCATCTGGCAAATCGAGAATTTACTCGAGACTTGGTTACCCCACTTAGAGCGTAATAACCGCAGCTATCTGACCATCGCCATCGGCTGTACTGGTGGTCAACACAGATCGGTTTACGTGGCCGAACAACTGGCTAAACGCTTTAGCAACGGCAAACACAAAGTGAATGCCCGACACCGAGAGTTAAGTCATGCCAAAGCTTGA
- the ptsN gene encoding PTS IIA-like nitrogen regulatory protein PtsN yields the protein MELRTILRPECTTCATPGSKKKVLELISDLAAAQYPTLSSQEIFESLVAREKMGSTGIGNGIAIPHGRLTDITQPIAILVKCEEPIAFDAIDKQPVDILFALLVPADQCQQHLSTLSCMAEKLSDKQILKQLRKTHDETELYQVITG from the coding sequence ATGGAACTTCGTACCATACTGCGGCCGGAATGCACGACCTGCGCCACTCCGGGCAGTAAGAAAAAGGTACTGGAACTTATCAGCGACTTAGCCGCTGCCCAGTACCCCACCCTCTCATCTCAAGAGATCTTCGAAAGCCTAGTGGCGCGCGAAAAGATGGGGAGCACAGGTATAGGTAACGGCATCGCCATTCCACATGGTCGATTAACCGATATAACACAACCCATAGCCATATTGGTGAAATGTGAGGAGCCGATAGCCTTTGATGCTATCGATAAACAACCTGTCGACATTTTATTTGCGCTGCTAGTGCCTGCTGACCAATGTCAACAGCACTTAAGCACTTTGTCCTGCATGGCTGAAAAGCTCAGCGACAAGCAAATATTGAAGCAATTGCGCAAGACGCATGATGAAACGGAACTCTATCAGGTAATCACTGGATGA
- the hpf gene encoding ribosome hibernation promoting factor: protein MQINLSGHHIEITESLRAYVEEKFSKLERHFEQINNVHVVLNVEKMQQIAEARINLTGGEVFATSEHADMYAAIDVLIDKLDRQVIKHKEKLTKH from the coding sequence ATGCAAATAAACCTGAGTGGACACCATATCGAGATTACTGAATCGTTACGGGCTTATGTTGAGGAAAAGTTTTCAAAACTTGAACGTCATTTCGAACAGATCAATAATGTGCACGTTGTGCTCAATGTTGAGAAAATGCAACAAATTGCCGAAGCGAGAATAAACCTCACCGGTGGTGAAGTCTTCGCGACTTCAGAGCATGCAGATATGTATGCTGCCATAGACGTCCTGATCGACAAGCTTGATCGTCAGGTTATTAAACACAAAGAGAAGTTAACAAAACACTAG
- a CDS encoding RNA polymerase factor sigma-54 has product MKASLQLKLGQQLTMTPQLQQAIRLLQLSSLELQQEIQQALDSNPLLELEEEQFDAPTERKQDIADTDFSETTAQPQEQDNSTVDIAESLTKESLPEELPMDTTWDEVFTASPNSGAGASREDDMPFQGETSEGLYEHLEWQKNLTPFSETDLAIATAIIDAIDDQGYLTQSTEDILEAMGNPEIELDEVEAVLKRIQHFDPVGVAARDLSECLLIQLSHFAPDTPHLENARMLIKDHLDLIAARDFRLLMRKTKLKEDDLRDSIALIQTLNPRPGLLITPVDEEYVIPDVSVSKKNGRWVVELNPDCMPKINVNQQYAAMARSTKSQADSQFIRGHLQEAKWFIKSLESRNETLLKVANCIVQYQQGFFEYGEEAMKPMVLNDIAEAVEMHESTISRVTTQKYMHTPKGLFELKYFFSSHVGTDDGGECSSTAIRAFIKKLVAAENQKKPLSDSKMAQLLAEQGINVARRTIAKYREAMLIPPSNQRKSL; this is encoded by the coding sequence ATGAAAGCGTCACTCCAGCTCAAACTGGGTCAACAGTTAACCATGACGCCACAACTTCAACAGGCCATTCGTCTGTTGCAATTGTCGTCATTGGAACTGCAGCAAGAGATCCAGCAAGCCTTAGACTCTAATCCTCTTCTCGAGCTGGAAGAGGAGCAATTCGACGCGCCTACCGAACGTAAGCAAGATATCGCCGATACCGACTTTAGCGAAACGACAGCTCAGCCACAGGAACAAGACAATTCCACCGTAGACATTGCCGAGTCGCTGACCAAAGAATCCCTGCCCGAAGAACTCCCCATGGACACCACTTGGGATGAAGTCTTTACCGCATCACCAAACTCAGGTGCTGGCGCCAGCCGTGAAGATGACATGCCCTTCCAAGGGGAAACCAGTGAAGGCCTGTACGAACATTTAGAATGGCAGAAAAACCTCACGCCCTTCTCTGAAACCGATTTAGCCATCGCCACCGCGATTATTGATGCCATCGACGATCAGGGTTATCTCACTCAAAGTACTGAAGATATCCTCGAGGCCATGGGCAATCCAGAGATAGAACTGGATGAAGTCGAAGCCGTACTCAAGCGCATTCAACACTTCGATCCCGTTGGTGTCGCCGCAAGGGATTTAAGCGAATGTCTGCTTATCCAACTCTCCCACTTTGCGCCGGATACTCCACACCTCGAAAACGCCCGCATGTTGATCAAAGATCATTTAGATCTGATCGCCGCCCGCGACTTTAGATTGTTAATGCGTAAGACCAAGCTTAAGGAAGATGATCTGCGCGATAGCATTGCCCTCATCCAAACCTTAAACCCTCGCCCCGGCTTACTCATCACCCCTGTTGATGAAGAATATGTCATCCCCGATGTGTCGGTATCGAAGAAAAATGGCCGCTGGGTGGTCGAGTTAAACCCGGACTGCATGCCAAAAATCAATGTTAATCAACAATATGCAGCCATGGCACGCAGCACTAAAAGCCAAGCCGATAGCCAATTTATCCGCGGGCATCTGCAAGAAGCCAAGTGGTTTATCAAAAGCCTTGAAAGCCGTAACGAAACACTGCTCAAGGTGGCAAACTGCATAGTGCAATATCAACAGGGCTTCTTCGAATACGGTGAAGAAGCCATGAAACCTATGGTCCTAAACGATATCGCCGAGGCGGTAGAGATGCATGAGTCCACCATTTCACGGGTGACCACACAAAAATACATGCATACCCCAAAGGGACTTTTTGAACTAAAATATTTCTTCTCAAGCCACGTCGGGACTGATGATGGCGGTGAGTGCTCATCCACGGCAATCAGAGCCTTCATTAAGAAACTGGTTGCAGCGGAAAACCAGAAAAAACCATTAAGCGACAGCAAGATGGCACAACTTCTGGCAGAACAGGGAATTAACGTTGCGCGCAGAACCATTGCGAAGTACCGAGAGGCGATGCTTATTCCCCCTTCCAATCAGCGTAAAAGTTTATAG